The following is a genomic window from Vibrio cyclitrophicus.
TTGAAGCTCCGAGTTCGCTTTGTTGAGCGCTAATACGGCTTGGTTCTCTTGATCTTTGGCTTGATCGAGTAGAAATTCTAATGCGTTATCCATGAATAACCCTTTTCACCCGCTAACCACCTAATACATGTTTCAACATATTGACACACATGTCGTATGGTACGGTTTCTTTCATCTTCTGCTGCAAGTATTCATCCAACCTTGGCTTCAAGGTAAAGGCACTATCAATAGCTGGATCGGTACCCGGCTTGTAGGCGCCAATCGATACCAAATCTTGGTTTTTACGACAAATAGACAACACTTGTCTGACTGCTTTCGACATCAAAACATGTTCTTCAGTAGTGATTTGAGGCATAACACGACTGACCGATTTCTCTACATCAATCGCAGGATAATGGCCCGCATCGGCCATCTCTCGGGACAACACAATGTGACCATCCAAAATCGCTCGCGATGCATCAGCAATCGGATCTTGCAAATCATCGCCTTCGGTTAACACGGTAAAGAAAGCAGTGATAGAGCCTTGCTCATCATTACCATTACCCGCCCTTTCCACCAGCGCAGGAAGCTTGGCAAATACAGATGGCGGATAACCTTTGGTTGCTGGCGGTTCACCCACAGACAAAGCAATTTCACGTTGTGCTTGAGCAAAACGAGTCAATGAGTCCATAAGTAACAGTACATCTAAGCCTTGGTCACGGAAATATTCCGCTACAGCCAGTGCAGTTTGGCAACCTTTCAATCGCATCAGTGGCGATGAATCCGCAGGAGCAGCGACCACCACAGATCGTTTGCGTCCATCTTCGCCAAGAATCTCTTCAATAAATTCTTTAACTTCTCGTCCACGCTCACCGATTAGACCTACCACCACCACTTGCGCGGTTGTGCCTCGAGTCATCATCCCGAGCGTGACCGACTTACCGACACCGGAACCAGCAAACAGACCAATACGCTGACCTTTTCCTACCGTAAGCAAACCGTTTATGGCCTTCAAGCCGACATCGAGCGGTTCAGAGATAGGTTTTCGAGCTAAAGGGTTGATTGGCTCAGCGTTAAATGAAGCGCGTTGTTCGGTATAAATTGGACCTAACCCATCAAGTGGGTTACCCACCCCGTCGATCACTCGGCCAAGTAATTCCATTCCGACAGGAATGCCACTTTCAGTGGTTACGGGGGTCACACGAGCGCCAGGTAATATCCCAGTGATTTGTTCACTCGGCATCAAAAATAAGTTATCTCCAGAAAAGCCAACCACTTCAGCTTCCATCTGACCAGACATCGTTTCGACTAGGCACAAACTACCGATTGGGGCTTTACAGCCAGTCGCTTCCAGCGTTAGACCCACAACACGTACCAGTTTTCCAGATGCAATCGGTCGCGACTTCAGGCCTTCAACTTTGTATTGGCTAAGACGGTTCGCTAACTCTAGCATTACTCATGCCCTTGATGACGATTTACACCGCAGAAGCTTTGAATCACGTTCTTCACACGTTCTTCCATGCGGTAGTTAACACTCGACTCACCTGCTTCGATTTGAACATCACCACGGTTAAGTGCAGGCTCCGCTACTAACGTCCAATTACGGCAATCCAATTCTGTCTCACCATAAGCAGAGCGAATAATCGCGACGTCTTCAGGGTTAAGCTTCAAGGTGATCGCATGACCCGAGATTGGTAGTGATTCTACTGATTCTTTCACGGTATCTAATATGATTTGTGGGTTGGTTTGTACTTCAACATGAACCACTTCTTTAACCATAATAAGCACCATGTCCACCAGTTGCTTCTCTACTTGAGCGTTCATTAACTCTAATGGTTGAGCAAATTGGTTCGCGAGTCCCATAAAGATGGCTACTTGCTGCTGAATGTATTCCTGACCGGCAGTGACACCTTCGAGTTTACCGGCTTCGTTGCCTTCTTCGTGTCCTGCGGCAAATCCTTCTTCTTTACCCTTTTCGTAACCTTGCTTAAAACCAGCCTCTTGTCCTTGATGAAGCCCTTCTTGATAAGCACCTTGCTTGATCAATTCAATTTGCTCTTCAGTCAGAACCAGTTCTTCATCTTCAATGGCTTCTTCGACCGTCGGCATCCAACCAGGGTCATAGTTAAAGGCGGTTTCTTTGGCTTGTTTATTCACATCAGAGGTGTAGTCAGGCAATCCCCATTTTTGAGGTTGGGCTACCGTATTATCTTCTTCGGGGCGAAGGAAGCCGCGTTTTCTATCACCTGACATATCAGTACCTATCTATGTGTGAGTCAAACTACTTCATAAATTCAAGCAGTTAAACTGAGTTAATCTGTAGTGTGAGATTGGATAAAGAAAAGCCCCAACAGTGTGGGGCTTTGAGATTACTGTATTAAAGGAACTCGTCGGCGCCACCAGACAACATAATTTCGCCACTGTCTGCCATTTTCCTCGCAATACCCAATATCTCTTTCTGAGCCGCTTCCACCTCAGAGACTTTCACCGGCGGCATCGCCTCAATATCGTCTCTCATCATATCAGCAGCACGTTTCGACATGTTCTTGAAGATCTTCTCACGCAGACCATCATCGGCACCTTTAAGTGCTTTTTGTAGAATGTCTTGTGGAACATCACGCAGCAATCGCTGAACACCTTGGTCATCGACTTCAATAAGGTTTTCAAAGACAAACATAAGATCTTGAATCTGTGTTGCCATGTCTTCGTCTTGATCGCGGATTTGATCCATCAAGACACCTTCTACGTTGTTGTCCATGTAGTTCATGATCTCTGCCGCCGCTTTCAGGCCACCAATTTTGGCTGCTTGAGCACCTGCTTGACCCGCAAACTGTTTCTCCATGATTTCGTTCAGTTCAGCAAGTGCCGAAGGTTGGACTTCTTCAAGGTTCGCAATACGCATCATCAAATCCAAGCGCACACGTTCAGGGAACTGCGACAAAATCTCGGCTGACTGGTCAGCTTCCAAGTAGGACAATACGATCGTTTGAATCTGTGGGTGCTCGTTAATGATGATACTTGCCACCTGACGAGGATCCATCCACTTAAGAGAATCCAAGCCTTTAGAACCAGTACCCAGAAGAATCTGGTCAACAAGGTTATTTGCCTTATCTTCACCCAGAGCGGCAACCAACGCATTACGCATGAAGTCTTCGCTACCCATACCAATATTGGTGTACTTTTGAATATCATCCAAGAAAGCACGGTGCACAGCACCTACTTTTTCTTGCGACAAATCGGCAGCACGAGCCATCGCACTACCCACACGTTGAACCTGTTTCGGCTCTAAGTGACGAATAATGCCTGCTGCATCTTCTTCGTTTAAACTCAACAACAAGATCGCAGCGCGTTCATCACCCGAGATTGAGGCGATATCCACACTCGCGACATCAAGCACTTCACCGCCTTCTGCTTGTTGTGGAACAATTTCGTTAGCCATCTGCCATCCAATTCTTAACTACTTGAGCTGCTAGCTCTGGTTCATTCGCTACAAGTGCACGTACTGCTTTCAGCACGTCCTCGTCTTTGTGAAGGTTAGGTAAGTCAATGCTTGAACCAAATTCAAACAGCTCTCCACCTTCGATATCACCACCAATTAAGCTGGTTTCGCCATCGGCGCCAATTGGCATACCGTCAGGGCCGTACATTTGATCATCGTTATCAGCCGCAGGGTTAAGCAGTTTCTTCATAGCAGGGCGAACAAGTACTAGAACAACCACAATAATAACTAACGCACTCGCAAACCAACGGACCCAATCATTAAAGTTTGGATGCTCCCAAATAGGTACGTCAGCCACCACATCAGTGACTTGAGGCGCAAACTGCATGCTCAGTACGTTTAACAAATCGCCACGGGTTTCATCAAAACCAACAGTACCAATCAGCACCTGACGAATCGCATTGATTTCACTTGCTGGGATGGGTGTGTGAACCACTTCACCTGTATCTGGATTCAGTGATTGACGGTCTTTAATCGCAACCGAAACTGTCTGACGATTAACCGTGCCACTCTGTTTACGTTCATGGCTGATGGTTGTATCTAACTCAAAATTTCGGGTCGCTTCTTTGTGAACTGAACCTTGGCCCGTCATTGAACCGTCTTTCATCTGGGCAACATCTTGAGGGATAGAAGCATCTGCTGGTGGCTGATTACTCAAAGCACCAGGAATACCAGCGACAGTATTACCGTTGTTGTAGTCTTCTAATGTATATTCACTTCGAGTTGCTGGTGTATTCGGGTCAAAACGTTTTCTGGTTTGTTCCACAGCGCTAAAGTCGAGCTGAATATCAACCTGAGCGGTATAGTTACCAAACCCAAGAATAGGTATCAGGATAGAGTCAATTTTTTCGCGCAGCGCTTGCTCTTGGTTACGCTCTAACTCATGTTCCTTACGACGTGCTGCAGACATTGGGTCTTGAGAGCCTGAGCTCAACAATCGACCGTGCTGATCAGTCACCGTGATACGTGAGGTTTTCATTCCAGGAACAGCACTCGCCACCATATCCACAACAGAATCCACTTCTTGCTGCTTAAGGTTATTTCCAGTTTTAAGTGTAAGGAATACTGACGCAGAGGCTTCTTGATTGTGACGCACAAAAACACTTTGCTTTGGTAGTGCTAATAAAACCTGAGCTTTACGCACCTGTTTCATCTGTTCAATGGCTTTCGCTAGCTGTCTCTCACGGCTTAACTTAAGGCGTTCTTGTTCTAAACGTTGTGATACACCAAAACCCATGTCTTGCATGAGGATGTCATCACCTGCGTTTCGCTCTTGGTTCAACCCAGCTCGTACCATATTAAGCTTCAGTGAGTTGTACTCACTCGCTGGTACTGAGATAGTATTACCTTCAAGAGAATACTCGATCTTTTGCAGATCTAAGTAATCCAGAACGGGGATCAATTCTTCAGTTTCGTAAGCGCCTAAAGGACGCATTTCTGGCTCTTTTACCCAGAAAAACAGCATTACAATGAGCGCTACACAAATCGAGATAGAAAGAACCAAGACCACTTGACGAAGTAAATCGAGGTCACCCACAGCCATATCGAACTTTGATGAACTGCGTTCACCTAGATCAGGATTCTGCCCTTCTCCATCAAGATCAGAACTCGCCATGAGGGCGTGGTCGTTGCTATCGCTTACTGTTAAATCTGTTGTTTGACTATTATCTGCCACTATTTAACTACCCAACTTATACCGGCATATTCATCAGCTCTTTGTACGATTCGACCAACTTATTTCTAATTTGGATCGTCGCCTCAAAAGCCACACTAGATTTATTACGAGCAATCATCACGTCAGATAGAGACACGCTTTGGTCTCCACTATCAAAACGAGCTTGAAGATCACCTGAGGTCTTTTGTAATGAGTTCACATTATTGATGGCTTGCGTCAACATGTTGCCAAAATCTGCACCAACCGCTTGCCCTGTTGCTGCAGGACGCGCGCTAGCAGCTTCAACCATCATTGCCTGCATTTCGCCTTGTAAACCATCTATTCTCATCTACTACCTCAGGAGTCAAAATTATGACTATCTATTTCGCTGTATTATTGACTGAGCAATTAGCGTGCCACACATTATTTTGACTAGACATCGTACTACAACAGTCAGAAAGCTGGCACTACTAATCTATGCTCAGTTTGGGATATCTATTCCAGCATCGCGCATTTTTGCTAACTTATAACGCAATGTGCGTGGACTAATGCCCAACTTTTCAGCCATGTCTTTACGGCGGCCATTACATGCAATCAATGTTTCAAGAATAATCGCATACTCTTGATCTCTAAGCTCATTACCTAACCCTTCGCTGCTGGCAGCCAGTTTATTGATTGGACTCGCTTCAGCTATCGGCTTAATTTCTGGCGCTGCAACATCATTACCTTCCACAATTTGCTGCAGTCCACTTGCATCTTGCCAATCAACACCTTCAAGCAAGATATGCTCACCAGAAATATTGTCTTGCTCGCTCAAGATTAAGGCTCGCTGGATGACATTATCTAACTCACGAACATTACCCGGCCACGGATAATTGACGAGTTTGTTGATGGCTAGATCCGAAACCGCAGGTACAGGCATACCAAGTTTGGTGCAATGACGCTCAACCAAGTGCTTAGCTAATGGCTCAATATCACCTTTACGCTCACAAAGTGGCGGCCAAGAAATTGGGAACACGTTCAGTCGGTAGTATAAATCTTCACGGAAATTCCCTTCAGAAACATACTGTTTCAGATCTCGGTTACTGGTAGCCAGAACACGCACATCTAACTTGACGCTTTTACGGCTGCCTAAACGTTCCACTTCGCGCTCTTGCAATACACGTAAAAGCTTGGCTTGTAGGCTAAGATCCATTTCACTGATCTCATCCAATAGAATCGTCCCGCCTTGTGCTTGCTCAAATTTACCTGGACAGGCCTGAATAGCGCCAGTAAATGCACCTTTTTCATAACCGAACAGTGTCGCTTCCAACATGTTATCTGGAATCGCGGCACAGTTAATCGCAACAAATGGGCCATCTTTACGACTAGAAGCGTTGTGAATGTAGCGAGACATAACTTCTTTACCCGATCCGCTTGGCCCTAAGATCATGACATTGGCATCGGTTTTTGCGACTTTATCAGCCAACATCATTAATTTGATACTTTTTTCATCGGCCACAATAGCGTCGCCATTATCATCCGACTTAACGGGCGCGTAACGGCTCACCATGTTCAACAATACTTCAGGGGCAAAGGGCTTTGCCATGTAATCAATAGCACCTTCTTTCATTGCCGCCACAGCATCTTCGATGTTGGCATAGGCTGTCATTAACAGTACGGGTAAATTTGGCCAATGCTGCTTGATGTTTCTTAGCAGTGCCAAACCACCCATGCCTGCCATTTGAACGTCAGACACGACAATATCAACGGAGTTAGATTTCAATTTGACCAGAGCATCTTCCGCACAATCCGCTTCCAGCCATTCATAGCCAGCAAGCGCGAGTGTATCAACAAGGGCTTCACGTAGACCTTCATCATCTTCGACGATTAACACTTTGCTTTGAGCCATAGGATTCTCCAGTGTAA
Proteins encoded in this region:
- the fliI gene encoding flagellar protein export ATPase FliI, encoding MLELANRLSQYKVEGLKSRPIASGKLVRVVGLTLEATGCKAPIGSLCLVETMSGQMEAEVVGFSGDNLFLMPSEQITGILPGARVTPVTTESGIPVGMELLGRVIDGVGNPLDGLGPIYTEQRASFNAEPINPLARKPISEPLDVGLKAINGLLTVGKGQRIGLFAGSGVGKSVTLGMMTRGTTAQVVVVGLIGERGREVKEFIEEILGEDGRKRSVVVAAPADSSPLMRLKGCQTALAVAEYFRDQGLDVLLLMDSLTRFAQAQREIALSVGEPPATKGYPPSVFAKLPALVERAGNGNDEQGSITAFFTVLTEGDDLQDPIADASRAILDGHIVLSREMADAGHYPAIDVEKSVSRVMPQITTEEHVLMSKAVRQVLSICRKNQDLVSIGAYKPGTDPAIDSAFTLKPRLDEYLQQKMKETVPYDMCVNMLKHVLGG
- the fliH gene encoding flagellar assembly protein FliH — its product is MSGDRKRGFLRPEEDNTVAQPQKWGLPDYTSDVNKQAKETAFNYDPGWMPTVEEAIEDEELVLTEEQIELIKQGAYQEGLHQGQEAGFKQGYEKGKEEGFAAGHEEGNEAGKLEGVTAGQEYIQQQVAIFMGLANQFAQPLELMNAQVEKQLVDMVLIMVKEVVHVEVQTNPQIILDTVKESVESLPISGHAITLKLNPEDVAIIRSAYGETELDCRNWTLVAEPALNRGDVQIEAGESSVNYRMEERVKNVIQSFCGVNRHQGHE
- the fliG gene encoding flagellar motor switch protein FliG, which encodes MANEIVPQQAEGGEVLDVASVDIASISGDERAAILLLSLNEEDAAGIIRHLEPKQVQRVGSAMARAADLSQEKVGAVHRAFLDDIQKYTNIGMGSEDFMRNALVAALGEDKANNLVDQILLGTGSKGLDSLKWMDPRQVASIIINEHPQIQTIVLSYLEADQSAEILSQFPERVRLDLMMRIANLEEVQPSALAELNEIMEKQFAGQAGAQAAKIGGLKAAAEIMNYMDNNVEGVLMDQIRDQDEDMATQIQDLMFVFENLIEVDDQGVQRLLRDVPQDILQKALKGADDGLREKIFKNMSKRAADMMRDDIEAMPPVKVSEVEAAQKEILGIARKMADSGEIMLSGGADEFL
- the fliF gene encoding flagellar basal-body MS-ring/collar protein FliF, which translates into the protein MADNSQTTDLTVSDSNDHALMASSDLDGEGQNPDLGERSSSKFDMAVGDLDLLRQVVLVLSISICVALIVMLFFWVKEPEMRPLGAYETEELIPVLDYLDLQKIEYSLEGNTISVPASEYNSLKLNMVRAGLNQERNAGDDILMQDMGFGVSQRLEQERLKLSRERQLAKAIEQMKQVRKAQVLLALPKQSVFVRHNQEASASVFLTLKTGNNLKQQEVDSVVDMVASAVPGMKTSRITVTDQHGRLLSSGSQDPMSAARRKEHELERNQEQALREKIDSILIPILGFGNYTAQVDIQLDFSAVEQTRKRFDPNTPATRSEYTLEDYNNGNTVAGIPGALSNQPPADASIPQDVAQMKDGSMTGQGSVHKEATRNFELDTTISHERKQSGTVNRQTVSVAIKDRQSLNPDTGEVVHTPIPASEINAIRQVLIGTVGFDETRGDLLNVLSMQFAPQVTDVVADVPIWEHPNFNDWVRWFASALVIIVVVLVLVRPAMKKLLNPAADNDDQMYGPDGMPIGADGETSLIGGDIEGGELFEFGSSIDLPNLHKDEDVLKAVRALVANEPELAAQVVKNWMADG
- the fliE gene encoding flagellar hook-basal body complex protein FliE, which produces MRIDGLQGEMQAMMVEAASARPAATGQAVGADFGNMLTQAINNVNSLQKTSGDLQARFDSGDQSVSLSDVMIARNKSSVAFEATIQIRNKLVESYKELMNMPV
- a CDS encoding sigma-54-dependent transcriptional regulator, giving the protein MAQSKVLIVEDDEGLREALVDTLALAGYEWLEADCAEDALVKLKSNSVDIVVSDVQMAGMGGLALLRNIKQHWPNLPVLLMTAYANIEDAVAAMKEGAIDYMAKPFAPEVLLNMVSRYAPVKSDDNGDAIVADEKSIKLMMLADKVAKTDANVMILGPSGSGKEVMSRYIHNASSRKDGPFVAINCAAIPDNMLEATLFGYEKGAFTGAIQACPGKFEQAQGGTILLDEISEMDLSLQAKLLRVLQEREVERLGSRKSVKLDVRVLATSNRDLKQYVSEGNFREDLYYRLNVFPISWPPLCERKGDIEPLAKHLVERHCTKLGMPVPAVSDLAINKLVNYPWPGNVRELDNVIQRALILSEQDNISGEHILLEGVDWQDASGLQQIVEGNDVAAPEIKPIAEASPINKLAASSEGLGNELRDQEYAIILETLIACNGRRKDMAEKLGISPRTLRYKLAKMRDAGIDIPN